One window of the Perca flavescens isolate YP-PL-M2 chromosome 5, PFLA_1.0, whole genome shotgun sequence genome contains the following:
- the mtx3 gene encoding metaxin-3 isoform X2, with amino-acid sequence MAAAMELRCWGGDWGLPSVHTESLIVLAYAKFSGAKVTVSPIDWTWKTLTATVPELLCGDSAVQEPAQILNFLRKRRCNADYELTARQGADTMAYIALLEEKLLPALLHTFWVDAENYANLTRPWFASRSPFPLNFLVPSRHANTALSRILLTKGEAPLHRITEVEGKIYSDAKECLNLLSYRLGTANYFFGNSPTSLDAFVFGFVAPLYKASLPSSPLQSHLRQLDNLTSFCDNILAVYFSSDQPYG; translated from the exons ATGGCGGCTGCCATGGAGCTGAGATGCTGGGGAGGAGACTGGGGTTTGCCTTCTGTCCACACCGAGTCTCTGATAGTTCTG GCATATGCCAAGTTTTCTGGGGCAAAAGTCACGGTTTCTCCTATAGACTGGACATGGAAAACTCTAACAG CCACAGTCCCAGAGTTGCTGTGTGGAGACTCTGCAGTTCAGGAACCAGCACAGATTCTCAACTTCCTGAGGAAACGG agGTGTAATGCAGACTATGAACTGACAGCCAGACAAGGAGCAGACACCATGGCATACATCGCTCTGCTTGAAGAGAAACTACTTCCAGCTCTG TTGCACACTTTCTGGGTGGATGCAGAAAACTACGCCAATCTGACACGGCCATGGTTTGCCTCACGCTCGCCATTCCCTCTTAACTTTCTCGTCCCTAGTCGCCATGCCAACACTGCCCTCTCCCGTATCCTTCTAACCAAAGGAGAGGCGCCGCTACACAGAATCACCGAAGTGGAGGGAAAG ATCTACAGCGATGCTAAAGAGTGCCTGAATCTCCTCTCCTACAGACTGGGAACTGCAAACTACTTTTTTGGCAACTC GCCGACCAGTCTGGACGCCTTTGTGTTTGGTTTTGTGGCTCCACTTTACAAAGCCAGTCTCCCCAGTAGCCCTCTGCAGAGTCACCTCAGACAGCTGGATAACCTCACAAGCTTCTGTGACAACATCCTCGCAGTCTACTTCAGCTCAGATCAACCTT ATGGATGA
- the thbs4a gene encoding thrombospondin-4a isoform X1: MCLSFFFRKTISAEVSPILKHWVMGVWARAAALSLVLQQLVLTITAQGIIYDLLVSPDCLPDLLQGSLKNKGRDEAFLLSSFRLQSKAPTSLYSVINPKDNTKYLELSVQAKLSKVTIRFQKTDGRLGTTSFNHASLADGRDHHVMLHARGLQGGPPRLNIYVDCRLVHTLDDLPAAFGSLPPGPNKVALRTLQSSGQDELTDLKLVIEDTIDNVATLQDCSVDQRESLQLLSIQGGSTAHDQATMQELKSMLSEMKQLLNQQIKETTFLRNTITECLACGLGGNPTITGPAPSPRQPQPQTQCPPGTCFRQNMCIPSESGGFQCAPCPDGFTGDGVHCDDVDECQFNPCYPGVRCVNTAPGFRCEKCPVGYRGPEINGVGVSYAKSHKQVCDDIDECLGPPENGGCTANSHCYNTIGSFRCGECKTGFTGDQVRGCHGTRLCPNGQPSPCDANANCVVERDGSISCVCGVGWAGNGYVCGKDTDIDAYPDNKLQCRDTNCEQDNCVFVPNSGQEDADRDGMGDSCDDDADSDGIINIDDNCWLVPNVDQRNSDKDLHGDACDNCRTVDNPLQRDTDQDGLGDECDDDMDGDGLKNILDNCQRVPNVDQKDRDNDGVGDACDSCPDMANPNQSDSDDDLVGDSCDDNIDSDGDGHQNTKDNCPTIINSSQLDTDKDGMGDDCDDDDDNDGILDDDDNCRLVPNPDQKDTDNNRVGDACEGDFDKDNVIDIIDHCPENAEVTLTDFRAYQTVVLDPEGDSQIDPNWVVLNQGMEIVQTMNSDPGLAVGYKAFSGVDFEGTFHVNTMTDDDYAGFIFGYQDSSSFYVVMWKQTEQTYWQAAPFRAVAEPGIQLKVVKSKTGPGEYLRNSLWHTGHTPDQVRLLWKDPRNVGWKDKVSYRWFLQHRPQVGYIRARFFEGPKLVADTEVIIDTSMRGGRLGVFCFSQENIIWSNLKYRCNDTIPADYEDLHAQNTE, from the exons ATGTGCTTGAG tttttttttcaggaaaacAATTTCTGCTGAGGTGTCTCCCATACTGAAGCACTGGGTGATGGGTGTGTGGGCCAGAGCAGCGGCTCTGTCTCTGGTGCTGCAACAGCTGGTGCTCACTATCACAGCTCAAGGCATTA TCTATGACCTGCTGGTGTCTCCAGACTGCCTGCCAGACTTGCTCCAAGGAAGTCTGAAGAACAAAGGGCGAGATGAGgctttcctcctctcttccttcaGGCTCCAGAGCAAGGCCCCCACGTCTCTGTACAGTGTCATCAACCCCAAAGACAACACCAAGTACCTGGAGCTCAGCGTGCAGGCCAAACTAAGCAAGG TGACCATTCGTTTCCAGAAGACCGACGGCAGATTGGGCACAACCAGTTTCAACCACGCTTCCCTGGCAGATGGCCGAGATCACCATGTGATGCTACATGCCAGAGGTCTACAGGGCGGTCCACCTCGCCTCAACATCTATGTAGACTGCAGACTGGTACACACTTTGGATGATCTGCCGGCTGCGTTTGGTTCACTCCCCCCTGGTCCTAACAAGGTGGCACTCAGGACCCTGCAGTCGAGTGGACAG GATGAACTGACAGACTTGAAACTGGTGATAGAGGACACCATAGATAATGTGGCGACTCTGCAGGACTGCAGCGTGGATCAGCGTGAATCTCTGCAGCTGCTGA GTATCCAGGGAGGTAGCACGGCACACGACCAGGCCACCATGCAGGAGCTGAAGAGCATGTTATCTGAGATGAAGCAACTGCTCAACCAGCAG ATTAAGGAGACAACCTTTCTGAGGAATACCATTACAGAGTGTCTTGCCTGTG GTCTCGGGGGCAATCCAACCATCACGGGTCCAGCTCCAAGCCCTAGGCAGCCTCAGCCTCAGACGCAGTGCCCACCTGGCACCTGTTTCAGACAGAACATGTGCATCCCCTCAGAGTCAGGGGGTTTCCAGTGTGCCCCCTGTCCTGATGGATTTACAGGAGACGGGGTGCACTGTGACGACGTAGATGAA TGCCAGTTCAACCCATGTTACCCTGGTGTCCGGTGTGTGAACACTGCTCCTGGTTTTCGCTGTGAGAAATGCCCTGTGGGATACAGGGGACCAGAAATAAATGGAGTGGGAGTGTCCTATGCAAAGTCCCACAAACAG GTGTGTGACGATATAGATGAGTGTCTGGGCCCGCCTGAGAATGGAGGTTGCACTGCCAACTcacactgctacaacactatA GGCTCCTTCCGCTGCGGTGAGTGCAAAACTGGCTTCACAGGTGATCAGGTGAGAGGCTGCCATGGTACCAGGCTTTGCCCCAACGGTCAACCCAGCCCCTGCGACGCCAATGCCAATTGTGTTGTGGAGAGAGATGGCAGCATTAGCTGTGTG TGTGGCGTTGGTTGGGCAGGTAATGGCTATGTGTGTGGAAAGGACACAGATATTGACGCCTATCCTGACAATAAGCTCCAGTGCAGAGACACCAACTGTGAGCAG GataactgtgtgtttgtgccaaaCTCTGGCCAAGAGGATGCAGACAGGGACGGGATGGGTGACTCCTGTGATGATGATGCAGACAGCGATGGCATTATTAACATAGAT gaCAACTGCTGGCTCGTTCCTAATGTGGACCAAAGGAACAGCGATAAGGATCTCCATGGCGATGCCTGTGACAACTGCAGAACAGTCGATAACCCCTTACAGAGGGATACCGATCAGGACGGGCTGGGAGATGAATGTGATGATGATATGGATGGGGACG GTTTGAAGAATATTCTTGACAACTGCCAGCGAGTCCCCAATGTAGaccagaaagacagagacaatgATGGGGTGGGAGATGCCTGTGACAGCTGTCCTGACATGGCCAACCCTAACCAG TCTGACTCAGATGATGACCTTGTAGGGGATAGCTGTGATGACAACATAGACAG TGATGGCGATGGACACCAGAACACAAAAGACAACTGTCCCACAATCATCAACTCCTCTCAGTTGGACACTGACAAGGATGGAATG GGAGACGATTGTGACGACGACGACGATAACGACGGAATACTGGACGATGATGACAACTGCAGACTAGTTCCCAACCCAGACCAAAAGGACACAGATA ATAACAGAGTTGGAGATGCATGCGAAGGAGATTTTGACAAAGACAACGTCATCGACATAATCGACCACTGTCCAGAGAATGCTGAGGTCACCCTGACCGACTTCAGAGCCTATCAGACCGTAGTACTGGATCCAGAGGGGGACTCTCAGATTGACCCCAACTGGGTGGTCCTTAATCAG GGCATGGAGATAGTTCAGACAATGAACTCTGACCCTGGCCTTGCTGTAG GCTACAAAGCGTTCAGTGGGGTTGACTTTGAGGGAACGTTCCACGTGAACACAATGACGGACGATGACTATGCCGGCTTCATCTTCGGCTACCAGGACTCCTCCTCCTTCTACGTGGTGATGTGGAAACAGACGGAACAAACCTACTGGCAGGCTGCACCCTTCAGAGCCGTCGCTGAGCCGGGAATACAACTCAAG GTTGTGAAGTCAAAGACAGGTCCGGGTGAGTATCTGAGGAACTCCCTCTGGCACACAGGACACACCCCTGATCAGGTCCGTCTCCTGTGGAAGGACCCGAGGAACGTTGGCTGGAAGGACAAGGTGTCCTACCGCTGGTTCCTCCAGCACAGACCACAGGTTGGATACATTAG GGCTCGCTTCTTTGAGGGTCCAAAGCTGGTGGCGGACACAGAGGTGATCATTGACACCAGTATGAGAGGTGGGAGACTGGGCGTGTTCTGCTTCTCTCAGGAAAATATCATCTGGTCCAATCTGAAGTACCGTTGCAACG
- the mtx3 gene encoding metaxin-3 isoform X1 — translation MAAAMELRCWGGDWGLPSVHTESLIVLAYAKFSGAKVTVSPIDWTWKTLTATVPELLCGDSAVQEPAQILNFLRKRRCNADYELTARQGADTMAYIALLEEKLLPALLHTFWVDAENYANLTRPWFASRSPFPLNFLVPSRHANTALSRILLTKGEAPLHRITEVEGKIYSDAKECLNLLSYRLGTANYFFGNSPTSLDAFVFGFVAPLYKASLPSSPLQSHLRQLDNLTSFCDNILAVYFSSDQPCPPPPVQERMDANLQKLTQLVNKESNMIEKMDDNLRSSPQHKPHRPEPKHSLASEKSSTPA, via the exons ATGGCGGCTGCCATGGAGCTGAGATGCTGGGGAGGAGACTGGGGTTTGCCTTCTGTCCACACCGAGTCTCTGATAGTTCTG GCATATGCCAAGTTTTCTGGGGCAAAAGTCACGGTTTCTCCTATAGACTGGACATGGAAAACTCTAACAG CCACAGTCCCAGAGTTGCTGTGTGGAGACTCTGCAGTTCAGGAACCAGCACAGATTCTCAACTTCCTGAGGAAACGG agGTGTAATGCAGACTATGAACTGACAGCCAGACAAGGAGCAGACACCATGGCATACATCGCTCTGCTTGAAGAGAAACTACTTCCAGCTCTG TTGCACACTTTCTGGGTGGATGCAGAAAACTACGCCAATCTGACACGGCCATGGTTTGCCTCACGCTCGCCATTCCCTCTTAACTTTCTCGTCCCTAGTCGCCATGCCAACACTGCCCTCTCCCGTATCCTTCTAACCAAAGGAGAGGCGCCGCTACACAGAATCACCGAAGTGGAGGGAAAG ATCTACAGCGATGCTAAAGAGTGCCTGAATCTCCTCTCCTACAGACTGGGAACTGCAAACTACTTTTTTGGCAACTC GCCGACCAGTCTGGACGCCTTTGTGTTTGGTTTTGTGGCTCCACTTTACAAAGCCAGTCTCCCCAGTAGCCCTCTGCAGAGTCACCTCAGACAGCTGGATAACCTCACAAGCTTCTGTGACAACATCCTCGCAGTCTACTTCAGCTCAGATCAACCTT GTCCTCCCCCACCTGTTCAGGAAAGAATGGATGCCAACCTCCAGAAACTAACTCAGCTTGTAAACAAAGAGTCCAACATGATCGAGAAG ATGGATGACAACCTTCGCAGCAGCCCTCAGCACAAACCCCACAGACCAGAACCCAAACACAGTCTGGCCAGTGAGAAGAGCTCTACTCCTGCCTAA
- the thbs4a gene encoding thrombospondin-4a isoform X2: protein MCLRKTISAEVSPILKHWVMGVWARAAALSLVLQQLVLTITAQGIIYDLLVSPDCLPDLLQGSLKNKGRDEAFLLSSFRLQSKAPTSLYSVINPKDNTKYLELSVQAKLSKVTIRFQKTDGRLGTTSFNHASLADGRDHHVMLHARGLQGGPPRLNIYVDCRLVHTLDDLPAAFGSLPPGPNKVALRTLQSSGQDELTDLKLVIEDTIDNVATLQDCSVDQRESLQLLSIQGGSTAHDQATMQELKSMLSEMKQLLNQQIKETTFLRNTITECLACGLGGNPTITGPAPSPRQPQPQTQCPPGTCFRQNMCIPSESGGFQCAPCPDGFTGDGVHCDDVDECQFNPCYPGVRCVNTAPGFRCEKCPVGYRGPEINGVGVSYAKSHKQVCDDIDECLGPPENGGCTANSHCYNTIGSFRCGECKTGFTGDQVRGCHGTRLCPNGQPSPCDANANCVVERDGSISCVCGVGWAGNGYVCGKDTDIDAYPDNKLQCRDTNCEQDNCVFVPNSGQEDADRDGMGDSCDDDADSDGIINIDDNCWLVPNVDQRNSDKDLHGDACDNCRTVDNPLQRDTDQDGLGDECDDDMDGDGLKNILDNCQRVPNVDQKDRDNDGVGDACDSCPDMANPNQSDSDDDLVGDSCDDNIDSDGDGHQNTKDNCPTIINSSQLDTDKDGMGDDCDDDDDNDGILDDDDNCRLVPNPDQKDTDNNRVGDACEGDFDKDNVIDIIDHCPENAEVTLTDFRAYQTVVLDPEGDSQIDPNWVVLNQGMEIVQTMNSDPGLAVGYKAFSGVDFEGTFHVNTMTDDDYAGFIFGYQDSSSFYVVMWKQTEQTYWQAAPFRAVAEPGIQLKVVKSKTGPGEYLRNSLWHTGHTPDQVRLLWKDPRNVGWKDKVSYRWFLQHRPQVGYIRARFFEGPKLVADTEVIIDTSMRGGRLGVFCFSQENIIWSNLKYRCNDTIPADYEDLHAQNTE from the exons ATGTGCTTGAG gaaaacAATTTCTGCTGAGGTGTCTCCCATACTGAAGCACTGGGTGATGGGTGTGTGGGCCAGAGCAGCGGCTCTGTCTCTGGTGCTGCAACAGCTGGTGCTCACTATCACAGCTCAAGGCATTA TCTATGACCTGCTGGTGTCTCCAGACTGCCTGCCAGACTTGCTCCAAGGAAGTCTGAAGAACAAAGGGCGAGATGAGgctttcctcctctcttccttcaGGCTCCAGAGCAAGGCCCCCACGTCTCTGTACAGTGTCATCAACCCCAAAGACAACACCAAGTACCTGGAGCTCAGCGTGCAGGCCAAACTAAGCAAGG TGACCATTCGTTTCCAGAAGACCGACGGCAGATTGGGCACAACCAGTTTCAACCACGCTTCCCTGGCAGATGGCCGAGATCACCATGTGATGCTACATGCCAGAGGTCTACAGGGCGGTCCACCTCGCCTCAACATCTATGTAGACTGCAGACTGGTACACACTTTGGATGATCTGCCGGCTGCGTTTGGTTCACTCCCCCCTGGTCCTAACAAGGTGGCACTCAGGACCCTGCAGTCGAGTGGACAG GATGAACTGACAGACTTGAAACTGGTGATAGAGGACACCATAGATAATGTGGCGACTCTGCAGGACTGCAGCGTGGATCAGCGTGAATCTCTGCAGCTGCTGA GTATCCAGGGAGGTAGCACGGCACACGACCAGGCCACCATGCAGGAGCTGAAGAGCATGTTATCTGAGATGAAGCAACTGCTCAACCAGCAG ATTAAGGAGACAACCTTTCTGAGGAATACCATTACAGAGTGTCTTGCCTGTG GTCTCGGGGGCAATCCAACCATCACGGGTCCAGCTCCAAGCCCTAGGCAGCCTCAGCCTCAGACGCAGTGCCCACCTGGCACCTGTTTCAGACAGAACATGTGCATCCCCTCAGAGTCAGGGGGTTTCCAGTGTGCCCCCTGTCCTGATGGATTTACAGGAGACGGGGTGCACTGTGACGACGTAGATGAA TGCCAGTTCAACCCATGTTACCCTGGTGTCCGGTGTGTGAACACTGCTCCTGGTTTTCGCTGTGAGAAATGCCCTGTGGGATACAGGGGACCAGAAATAAATGGAGTGGGAGTGTCCTATGCAAAGTCCCACAAACAG GTGTGTGACGATATAGATGAGTGTCTGGGCCCGCCTGAGAATGGAGGTTGCACTGCCAACTcacactgctacaacactatA GGCTCCTTCCGCTGCGGTGAGTGCAAAACTGGCTTCACAGGTGATCAGGTGAGAGGCTGCCATGGTACCAGGCTTTGCCCCAACGGTCAACCCAGCCCCTGCGACGCCAATGCCAATTGTGTTGTGGAGAGAGATGGCAGCATTAGCTGTGTG TGTGGCGTTGGTTGGGCAGGTAATGGCTATGTGTGTGGAAAGGACACAGATATTGACGCCTATCCTGACAATAAGCTCCAGTGCAGAGACACCAACTGTGAGCAG GataactgtgtgtttgtgccaaaCTCTGGCCAAGAGGATGCAGACAGGGACGGGATGGGTGACTCCTGTGATGATGATGCAGACAGCGATGGCATTATTAACATAGAT gaCAACTGCTGGCTCGTTCCTAATGTGGACCAAAGGAACAGCGATAAGGATCTCCATGGCGATGCCTGTGACAACTGCAGAACAGTCGATAACCCCTTACAGAGGGATACCGATCAGGACGGGCTGGGAGATGAATGTGATGATGATATGGATGGGGACG GTTTGAAGAATATTCTTGACAACTGCCAGCGAGTCCCCAATGTAGaccagaaagacagagacaatgATGGGGTGGGAGATGCCTGTGACAGCTGTCCTGACATGGCCAACCCTAACCAG TCTGACTCAGATGATGACCTTGTAGGGGATAGCTGTGATGACAACATAGACAG TGATGGCGATGGACACCAGAACACAAAAGACAACTGTCCCACAATCATCAACTCCTCTCAGTTGGACACTGACAAGGATGGAATG GGAGACGATTGTGACGACGACGACGATAACGACGGAATACTGGACGATGATGACAACTGCAGACTAGTTCCCAACCCAGACCAAAAGGACACAGATA ATAACAGAGTTGGAGATGCATGCGAAGGAGATTTTGACAAAGACAACGTCATCGACATAATCGACCACTGTCCAGAGAATGCTGAGGTCACCCTGACCGACTTCAGAGCCTATCAGACCGTAGTACTGGATCCAGAGGGGGACTCTCAGATTGACCCCAACTGGGTGGTCCTTAATCAG GGCATGGAGATAGTTCAGACAATGAACTCTGACCCTGGCCTTGCTGTAG GCTACAAAGCGTTCAGTGGGGTTGACTTTGAGGGAACGTTCCACGTGAACACAATGACGGACGATGACTATGCCGGCTTCATCTTCGGCTACCAGGACTCCTCCTCCTTCTACGTGGTGATGTGGAAACAGACGGAACAAACCTACTGGCAGGCTGCACCCTTCAGAGCCGTCGCTGAGCCGGGAATACAACTCAAG GTTGTGAAGTCAAAGACAGGTCCGGGTGAGTATCTGAGGAACTCCCTCTGGCACACAGGACACACCCCTGATCAGGTCCGTCTCCTGTGGAAGGACCCGAGGAACGTTGGCTGGAAGGACAAGGTGTCCTACCGCTGGTTCCTCCAGCACAGACCACAGGTTGGATACATTAG GGCTCGCTTCTTTGAGGGTCCAAAGCTGGTGGCGGACACAGAGGTGATCATTGACACCAGTATGAGAGGTGGGAGACTGGGCGTGTTCTGCTTCTCTCAGGAAAATATCATCTGGTCCAATCTGAAGTACCGTTGCAACG